The genomic interval CGTTCTTCGCCGCGGCGGCCGCGGGGTCGGCGAGGGAGGCTCCGTCGCCGCCGCCCAGAAGGTTGGTGCCGGACCAGGCCCGGACCGTGAGGGCGCGTTGGGTGAACATCGGGCCCAGGACGGACCGGAGCAGGGTCTGGCCGGTCTTGCCGTCACGGCCCGCGTGGGGCAGGCCGGAGGACTTGGCCGCTTGGGTGAGAGCGGGGTGGTGCATGCCCGTGGAGGGCGTGAAGTTCACGTACGCGCACCCTGCGCGCAGGGCCGCCGCGGCGTACAGGGAGCTCGGGGGCAGGGCGTCGCCGGTGGGGGCGGGTTCGGTGGAGGCCACGTTCACCACCACCGCGCGCGCCAGCCGGCCGCGTCGTACGAAGGACCGTATGTCCGCGGCGAAGGCGGCGATCAGGTCCTCCTCGGTCCTTGAGTCGCCGGGGAGGGGCCCGCCGGGCCTGATCTCCCGTTCGGCGGCGGCGAGTTCGGCGCTCACCGCGGCCGGCAGACCGTGGGGCAGGACGCCGCCCGCCGCGAGGGCCTCGGCCCGTTTGGGCAGGGGGCAGTCCACGGTGTCGTGGCCGCCGAAGACCAGGGCGGACAGGTCGGGCAGGCCGCTCCCGGTGAGGGGCGGGGTCTCGGTGATCAGGCCCGTCGGTGGGTGCAGACCCGCGGCCATGGCGGCGCAGCCCGCGACGACCGTCGTGGCGACGGAACCTCGGGCCCCGATCAGCCAGACGCCGACACGCGGTACGGAATCGGACGCGGACATGGGCAGCCTCCTTGTCGAACGCGTCGTGTGCGAACCCCAGAAGTGAGGGGGAAAGACGGCGGGCGGGAGTCCGGCGTCCCCCGCCCGCCGCCGCTCAGTCGCCCTTGACGGGCAGTTCCTTGATCCGGATGTCGCGGAACGACACCTGGTCGTCGGCTCCGTGGTTCTGGATGCCGACGTGCCCGTCACGCAGACTCCGGGCCGGATCGGTGTTGGTGAAATCGTTGATCTTCACGCCGTTGAGCCAGACGCGGAGGCGTTCGCCCTCCACGCGGATCTCGTACGTGTTCCACTCCCCCGGCGGGTTCAGCGCGCGGTCGCGCTTCTTCAGGTCGGCGGAGCGGAAGCCGTAGACGGACCCGGTCGTCTTCTCGGGTACGTCGGTGGCGTCGATCTGGATCTCGTAGCCGTTGTCCACGGCGGACCAGGGGTCGTCCGAGGGCGGGAAGCCCACGAACACACCGGAGTTGTCGTCCCCGGAGGCGCTCGCCATCTTCCAGTCGAGCTTCAGGGAGTACGACCCGAGGTCCTGGCCGGGGTACCAGAGCATCCCCATGCCGCCGGACGAGGTGAGTGTGCCGTCGTCGGAGCGGGTGAAGGAGCCCGGGCCCGCCTGTTTCCAGTCGGCCAGCGACTCGGCGGTGCCGTCGAAGAGCGGGCGATAGCCGTTCTCCGGCCGGCAGTCGGCCTGTGTGTGGCCGGTCGCGTACCGGATTCCGCCCAGCAGGTGGCCGCGGAAGGCGGGATCGGCGTACGACTCCTTGGTGTGGCCGAGGCCGGTGTAGAAGGCTCGGCCGCCCTGGTAGTCCTGGCACCAGGCGATCGGGTGGTCGCCGTTCATCGTGCCGCCGGTGTACGACGACTCGTCGAGGGCGGCCAGGACGTGGACCCGTTCGCGGGGATTGGAGCGGTAGTTGTACCACTCGTCGGTGCGGTTCCACGTCGGAGAGAGCTCTGACGTGGACGGGTGGGCGCGGTCCTCGACCACCACGGTGGCGGGCTGGATCGCCGGGTGCGACTGGAAATAGGCGCCGGCGAGGCCGCCGTAGAACGCCCAGTCGTACTCGGTGTCGGCGGCCGCGTGGATGCCGACGTATCCGCCGCCGTGCCGGATGTAGCCCTCGAAGGCCCGCTGTTGGGCGGGGTCGAGGACGTCGCCGGTGGTGGAGAGGAAGACGACAGCGTCGTAGCGGCGCAGGTTCCGCGCGGTGAACGCGCTCGCGTCCTCGGTGGCGTCGACCGTGAAGCCGTCGGTCTCACCGAGCTGCTTCACCGCCGCGACGCCTTCGGGGATCGAGTCGTGGCGGAAGCCGGCCGTCTTGGAGAAGACCAGCACCCGTTCGGTGTCCGCAGGGTGTGACGCGGCGGGTTGGGAGACGCACCCGAGGAGCAGGGCGGCTCCCACAACTGCCGTCGTCCATCGTCCGGTTGTGTTCATGCGAGCCCCTCCTCTCAGCCGGTGGTGAAGGTGAAGTCGTCCACGTCGAACAGGGCGCCGGTGCCGGTCCCCTTGAAGACCAGGTAGAGCGTGGTGGTGTCCCTTGGGGCGCGGGACAGGTCGGCGGTGACGTCCTGGAAGGTCTCCCAGCCGCCGGTCACCGGCACGGTCGTTTTGCCGAGCAGGGTGCCGGTCGCGGACCCCGCACGGATCTCCAGCGTGCCGCCGGAACCGCCCGAAGAGACGCGCGCGGTGAGTGACTTGGCGTTGCCGAGGACGTACGGCGTGAAGGAGATCCAGTCGCCGTTGTTGATGTCGCCGACCGTGTTGCCGCCGTGTGCCGTGTCCTTGGCGATGACGGAGACGCCCGAGCCGGTGCCGAAGTGCTCGGCCTGGCGGTGCCTGGGCTGCAGGACGCTCTGGTCGTGCGTGGTCAGCGGGGCCTGGCCGCCGCCACCGTTGTCGGTGTACTCGGCGTCCATCACGCCGAAGATGTTGGCGTCCTCGTCGTGGCCGCCGTCGGCGCTGGTCTGGAGGGTGCCGGTGCAGCCGTCGGCGGAGGTGACGGGGTGGCCGTGGCTGTCGTGGCCGAGGACGAAGGTGACCTTGACCTTGGCGCAGTCGATGGGCCGGCCGTCCTCGGGGTCACTGACGCGCACCTTGAAGGGGATCGTGTCCCCGAAGCTGAACAGCTGCCCGTTCTTGGGGAGTTCGAGGATCACCTTGGGCGCGGTGTTGCCGACGACGATCTGCACGCTCGCGCTGCCGGTGCGGCCCGAGGGGTCCTCGGCGGTCAGGGTCGCGGTGTAGGTGCCGTTCTTCCTGTACCTGTGCGTCGGGTTCGCCGCGGTGGACGTGCCGCCGTCGCCGAAGTCCCAGCGGTAGGTGAGGGCGTCGCCGTCCTGGTCGCTGGTGCCCTCGGAGGAGAACCGCACCCGCAGCGGTGCCTGTCCGGAGGTACGGTCGGCCGCCGCCTGCGCGACCGGGGAGTGGCCGTCGGTGGCGTTCTCGATGCGGTACAGGGCGGAGTTCTCGTCGCCGCCGAACCAGGAGACGCCGTAGTCGAGGACGTACAGCGCCCCGTCGGGGCCGAAGGCCATGTCCATCACCTGGGTGCCGGTCCAGGGGATGTCGTTGATCGACTGGACGGTGCCGTCGGCGTCGCTGGTGATGCGCTTGATCCAGCGGCGGCCGAACTCCCCGGCGAAGAAGTCGCCGTCGTAGGCCTCGGGGAACTTGACCGGTGAGTCGAGCGAGGCGTCGTAGTGGTAGACCGGGCCGCCCATCGGGGACTCGGAGCCGGTGCCGAACTCCGGTACCGATCCGCCGTCGTAGGGGATCCAGGCGGCCTGCGCCGGGGGAAGGTCGGTCAGGCCGGTGTTGTGCGGGGAGTTGTTCTTCGGCGCGGCGCAGTCGAAGGAGGCGCCGGAGGTGCCGGTGGCGAAGTCGTAGTCGACGTAGGCGTCGTTGTCGCCCGTGCAGTACGGCCATCCGAAGTTGCCGGGGCCGGTCACCCGGGCGAACTCGACCTGGCCCGCGGGGCCTCGGGCCGGGTCGGCGGCGCCGGCGTCGGGGCCGTAGTCGCCGACGTAGACGATCCCGGTCTGCTTGTCGACGCTGAAGCGGAACGGGTTGCGGAAGCCCATGGCGTAGATCTCGGGCCGGGTCCTGTCCGTGCCGGGTGCGAAGAGGTTGCCGTCGGGGATGGCGTAGGAGCCGTCGGCGTTGACCTTGATGCGCAGGATCTTGCCGCGCAGGTCGTTGGTGTTGCCGGCGGTGCGCTGGGCGTCGAAGGCCGGGTTGCGGTTGGCCCGCTCGTCGATGGGCGTGAACCCGTCGGACTGGAAGGGGTTGGAGTCGTCGCCCGTCGACAGGTAGAGGTTGCCGGCCGCGTCGAAGTCGATGTCACCGCCGACGTGGCAGCAGATGCCGCGGGTGGCGGGGATGTCGATGATCTTCGTCTCGCTGGCCGCGTCGAGGGTGCCGTCGGTCTTCAGGACGAACCGGGAGAGCCGGTTGACGCCGTCGAAGGGGGCGAAGTCGGCCGCGGTGCCGGTCTCGGGGGCGTCGCCCGCGGGAGTGTTCAACGGGGGTGCGTAGTACAGGTAGATGAAGCGGTTGGTGGTGAACTGCGGGTCGACGCCGACGCCTTGGAGACCCTCCTCGTCGTGGGAGTAGACGGCGAGCTTGCCTGCGAGGCGGGTGGTGCCGGCCGCGTCGGTGATGCGGAGTTCGCCGTCGCGGGAGGTGTGCAGGACCGAGCGGTCCGGGAGAACGGCGAGCGACATGGGCTCGCCGACCTCGGGTTCGCCCTTGGCGAGGGTGACCTGCTGGAAGTCCTCGGCGGCGGCCGCGCCGGCGGCTCCTTCGCCGGCGACGGCTGCGCCGGCCTGGGGAGCGGCGAGGGTGAGGGAGGCGCCGGCCAGCAGGAAGCCGGTGAGCAGGGCCGCCGCTCTGCGCCAGGGGGCGCGTCGTCTGTGGGTCTCGATTCTGTCGGTCACGGTGGTGCGGTCTTTCCCGTGCACGGATGCCTCCCGAAAGGGGCCGGTCGTACGGGTGGGTGCGGGTACGCCGGGATGCGCCGTCATCCCGGAACTGACCAGTGCGGCTTGCTCGTTGCCCCAGCGGTGGGGCCTACTCCGTGATCGCCGGACCGGTGCGGCTCATTCGTTGCCGCCGAACGCCGCGTCGAACGAGGCCGACGGGGGCTCGAAGTCGTATGCCTTGAGTCGGTTCAGTGCCTCGGGTGCGCCCTGGAGCCGGTCCATGCCGGCGTCCTCCCACTCGACCGAGATCGGGCCCTGGTAGTCGATGGAGCGCAGCATGCGGAAGACGTCCTCCCAGGGGACGTCGCCGTGGCCTGCGGAGACGAAGTCCCAGCCGCGGCGCGGGTCGCCCCAGGGCAGGTGGGAGCCGAGGCGGCCGTTGCGGCCGTCTAGGCGTTTGCGGGCTTCCTTGCAGTCGACGTGGTAGATCCGGTCGCGGAAGTCCCACAGGAAGCCCACCGGGTCGAGGTCCTGCCACACGAAGTGGGAGGGGTCGAAGTTGAGGCCGAAGGCGGCCCGGCGCCCAACGGCGTCCAGGGCCCGCTGAGTTGTCCAGTAGTCGTAGGCGATCTCGCTCGGGTGGACCTCGTGCGCGAACCGCACGCCCTCCGTGTCGAAGACGTCGAGGATGGGGTTCCAGCGTTCGGCGAAGTCCTCGTAGCCGCGGTCGATCATCGACTCGGGGGCGGGCGGGAACATGGCGACCAGGTGCCAGATGGCGGAGCCGGTGAAGCCGATGACGGTCTCGACGCCGAAGGCACGGGCGGCCCGCGCGGTGTCCTTCATCCGGTTCGCGGCACGCTGCCGGACGCCTTCGGGGTCGCCGTCGCCCCACACCTCGCCGGGCAGGATGGCCCGGTGGCGTTCGTCGATGATGGCGTCGCAGACGGCCTGGCCGACCAGGTGGTTGGAGATCGCCCAGCACTTGAGGCCGTACTTGTCGAGGAGCGCGTGCCGGGAGTCAAGGTACGCCGGGTCGGCGAGCGCCTTGTCGACCTCGAAGTGGTCGCCCCAGCAGGCGAGTTCGAGCCCGTCGTAGCCGAAGTCGCGGGCGAGGCGGCAGACCTCTTCGAGGGGGAGGTCGGCCCACTGGCCGGTGAAGAGCGTGAACTTGCGCGGCATCTCTCGGAGCCTCCTCAGACGGCTATCGGGGTGTAGACGGAGTTCTTCTCGGCGCTCTCCTCGACGGCCGCGAGCACGCGCTGGACCTGGAGGCCGTCGGCGAAGGAGGGTTCGGGGCGGCGGCCCTCGGCGATCGCGTGGACGAGGTCGCGGGCCTGGTGGACGAAGGTGTGCTCGTAGCCGAGGCCGTGACCCGGCGGCCACCAGGCGTCCAGGTAGGGGTGGTCGGGCTCGGTGACGAGGATGCGGCGGAAGCCGGCGTGCGCCGCGGGTTCCGTGGCGTCGTGGTAGGAGAGTTCGTTGAGGCGTTCCAGGTCGAAGGCCAACGAGCCGTGCTCACCGTTGAGTTCGATGCGCAGCGCGTTCTTGCGGCCGGTGGCGTAGCGGGTGGCCTCAAAGGAGGCGAGGGCGCCCGAGGTGAAGCGTCCGGTGAACAGGGCGGCGTCGTCGACGGTGACCTGGCCGGTGCCGGTCCCGGAGACGGCGGCCAGGCCCTTGACGGTGCCCTCGGCCAACGGCCGTTCCCGTACGAAGGTCTCGGTCAGGGCGGAGACTCCGGCCAGTGGCTCTCCCGCCAGGTACTGCGCGAGGTCGATGATGTGCGCGCCGAGGTCGCCGAGCGAGCCCGAGCCCGCCTGTTCCCTGCGCAGCCGCCACGTCAGCGGGAACTGCGGGTCCACGAGCCAGTCCTGGAGGTAGGTCACCCGGACGTGCCGCAGCCTGCCGAGCCGCCCCTCGGCCACCATCCGGCGGGCCAGCGCGGTGGCGGGCACCCTGCGGTAGTTGAAGCCGACCATCGCCAACTGGCCCCGCTCGAAGGCCTCTTCGGCGGCCCGGGTCATCACCTGGGCTTCCTCGACGGTGTTCGCGAGGGGCTTCTCGCACAGCACGTGCTTGCCCGCTGCGAGCGCGGCGAGCGCGATCTCGGCGTGGCTGTCGCCGGGGGTGCAGATGTCGACGAGATCGACGTCGTCGCGCTCGATCAGCACCCGCCAGTCGGTCTCGGCGGCCGCCCAGCCGTGCCGGTCGGCTGCCCGGCGCACGGCGTCCGCGTCCCGTCCGCAGACCGCGGCCAGCACCGGGCGGCGGGGCAGGTCGAAGACGCGTCCGACGGTCCGCCAGCCCTGGGAGTGGGCGGCGCCCATGAAGGCGTAGCCGACCATGCCGACCCGGAGCGGCGGCACCTCGGCCCCTTCTGACTGCTGCGGCTGTGCCATGCGCGATGTCCTCCTCGTCGTCGTGGCGCGGTGGGGGGTGCAGCCCGGTCCGTCGACGAACCGGGCTCCTGGGACCCGCCCCTCGGACCGGGCCGGCCGGGGCGTGCTGCCGCTCGCGGCCGGCCCGGCCGGTAAGGCAGGTCCCGGGTCGGGTCGCCTCACTTGAAGCCGGTGGACATGTACTGGTCGACGTTGGTCTTGTCGACGACGGCCGAGTAGAGGGTGAGCGAGGCCGGGATCTCGAACTCGGCGAGGCCGCCGATGCCCTTGGACTGGCCGAGGGAGCGGGCGAGGTCGATCGCGGAGGCGGCCATGGTCGGCGGGTAGAGGACGGTCGCCTTGAGAACGCCGTTGTCCTGCTTGATGGCCTGGAAGGCGGACAGGGCGCCCGCGCCGCCGACCATCAGGAAGTCGCCGCGGCCGGCCTGATCGATGGCGCGCAGCGCGCCCACGCCCTGGTCGTCGTCGTGGTTCCACAGCGCGTCGAAGTTCGACTGGGCCTGGAGGAGCTGGGCCATCTTGGCCTGCCCGGACTCCACGGTGAACTCGGCGGCCTGCCGGGCCACCTTCCGCACGTTGGGGTAGTTCTTCAGGGCGTCGTCGAAGCCCTTGGTGCGCTGTTTGGTGAGTTCCAGGTTGTCGAGTCCGGCCAGTTCGATGACCTTGGCGTTCGACTTCCCCTTGAGCTTCCGGCCGATGTAGTGGCCGGCGTTGAGACCCATGCCGTAGTTGTCGCCGCCTATCCAACAGCGGTATGCCTGCGGGGTGTTGAAGATGCGGTCGAGGTTGACGACCGGGATCCCGGCGCGCATCGCCTTGAGGCCGACCTGGGTGAGGGCCTTGCCGTCCGCGGGCAGGACGACCAGCACGTCGACCTTCTTGTTGATCAGGGTCTCGATCTGGCCGATCTGCTGGGCGGTGTCGTTGGAGCCCTCGGTGATCTCCAGGGTGACGTCCGAGTACTTCTTGGCCCGGTTCTTGGCGTTGTCGTTGATGGCGTTGAGCCAGCCGTGGTCGGCCTGCGGTCCGGCGAAGCCGATGGTGACGGGCTTGCCGGGCGAGTCGGAGGCCGCGGGCTGGTCGTTCGCGGCCGGCTCGTCGTCGCCGGAGTCATTGCTGGTGCAACCTGCGAGGAGGGCACCGGCCCCGACGGCGGCGGTCCCGAAGAGCAGACCTCTGCGACTGGTGAAGCGGCTCGTGTGCTGTGGCATGGCGGTGAACCCTTTCCTCAGGTCGTGCTTGCGGTACGGCGCTGGACCAGCACGGCGGCGACGATGATCGCGCCCTTGGCGATCTGCTGGACGTCGCTCTGCAGGTTGTTCAGGGCGAAGATGTTGGTGATCGTGGTGAAGATCAGGACGCCGAGCACGGAGCCGGTGATGGTGCCGCGTCCCCCGCTGAGCAGGGTTCCGCCGATGATCGCGGCGGCGATGGCGTCGAGCTCGTAGAGGTTGCCGTTGGTGTTCTGGCCGGAGCCGGACAGGATGATCAGCAGGAAGGCGGCGATGCCGCAGCACAGTCCGGACAGCAGGTAGAGGTAGAGGCGCTGCCGACGGACGTCGATGCCGGCGAGCCGGGCGGCCTCGGCGTTGCCGCCGACGGCGACGGTGCGCCGGCCGAAGGTGGTGCGGTTCAGCACCAGCCAGCCGATGATCGTCACGACCGCGAAGACGAGGACCAGCGGAGGGATGCCGAGCACGTACGCGTCGCGCTCCCCGAGATCCAGCACGCTGTTGACGGTGACGACCTGCGTGCTGCCGTCGGTGATCTGCAGGGCGAGTCCGCGGGCCGAGGCGAGCATGGCGAGGGTGGCGATGAAGGGGACCATGGCGCCGTACGCGATGAGCAGCCCGTTGACCAGGCCGCAGCCGACGCCGACGATCACCGCGGTGAAGAGGATGCCCGCGAAGCCGTACTCCTGGGTGGCGACGGTGGTGGCCCACACCGAGGCGAGGGCGACGATCGCGCCGACCGAGAGGTCGATACCGCCGGAGGTGATGACGAAGGTCATGCCGACGGTGACGACACCGATCACCGAGGCCTGGGTGAGGACGAGTTGGAGGTTGCGGGTGTCGAGGAACTCGTCGGGCTTGGTGATCCCGCCGATGAGGACCAGTACGGCGAGCACACCGAGGAGGGAGAGGGTACGGACGTCGGCGCGGGCGAACACCCCTCGCCAGGCGGACGATTCGCTCACCGAAGGCACTTTGTCGGCGCTCCCCCTGGGCGGGGACACATGCTGCGTCATGACGCCGGGCTTCCTTCCATGACGAGGTCGAGTACACGGTGTTCGTCGAGCTCACGGGCGGGCGCCCGGTGGACGACACGGCCCTCGCGGAGCACCAGGACACGGTCGGCGAGGCCGAGCACCTCGGGGACCTCGCTGGAGACCAGCAGTACGGCCAGCCCTTCGTCGGCGAGCCGCCGGACGACCGCGTACAGCTCGGCGCGGGCTCCGACGTCGACGCCCCGGGTGGGTTCGTCGAGCAGCAGGACCCGGCAGCCGCGCAGCAGCCAGCGGGCCAGGACGGCTTTTTGCTGGTTGCCGCCGGAAAGGGTGCGGATCGGCACGGAAGGGTTGTCGGGCCGCAGGGACAGTTCGCGGGTCGCAGCCCGGGCCGCGCCGAGTTCGGCACGCCGGTCGATCCAACCGGCCCTGGAGAAGCGGGACATGGAGGAGACGGACACGTTGCGGGTGACCGACTCCAGCATGAGCAGGGCCTGCGCCTTGCGTTCCTCGGGGGCGAGCCCGATCCCGGCGCGGACGGCGGCGCGGACACTGCCGGGCTTCAACGCCCGTCCGTTCACGGAGACATGACCGGCGGTGGGCTTGCGGGCGCCGTAGACCGTCTCCAGGATCTCGGATCGTCCCGAGCCGACGAGCCCGGCGAGTCCGACGATCTCCCCGGGGTGGATCACGAGGTCAAGTGGCTCGAACTCGCCCTGGCGGGACAGTCCTTGGACCTCCAGCAGCGGCCTCTCCCCTTGTGCGGGAGCCGTCGGCCGCTCCGGAAAGACGTATTCGACGTTCCGGCCCGTCATCAGCGCCACCACCTCTCGCGTCGGCGTCGACTTGGCGGGCAGTCCGACCGCGACGGCCCGGCCGTCCTTGAGGACCGTCACCCGGTCGCCGATCCGCCGGATCTCCTCCAGGCGGTGGGAGATGTAGACGACGGCGACGCCCTCGGCGGTGAGGTCGCCGACGATCCGGAAGAGGTTGTCGACCTCGTCCGGGTCGAGGGCGGCGGACGGCTCGTCCATCACGATGAGCCGTACGTCGTGGGAAAGGGCCCGCGCCATGGACACGATCTGCTGCTGCGCCGCGGGCAACTCCCCGACCAGGCGCGCCGGATCGATCTCCGGGTGCCCGAGTCGTCGTAGCAGCGCGGCGGTGGACTGACGGGCCGCCTTGCCGCGTACGACGAACCCGGCCGTGGTGGGTTCATGGCCCAGGTGGACGTTCTCGGCGACGGACAGGTGCTCCACCAGGTCGAGTTCCTGGTAGATGGTGGCGATGCCGAGGCGCATGGCGGCGATCGGCGAGCGCAGGGCGACCTCCTCGCCGCGCCAGCGCAGGCGGCCGGTGTCGGGCTGGTGGGCGCCGGCCAGCACCTTGATGAGGGTGGACTTCCCGGCTCCGTTCTGGCCGAGCAGACAGTGCACTTCGCCGGCCTGGACGTCGAGGTCGACGCCGTCGAGGGCCCGGACTCCGGGGAACGACTTGGTGATGCCGGACATGCTGAGCAGCGGTGGTTCTGGTGCCATGAGGTCCCCTTGGCGGGCGTGCGGGCCGGATTCAGGGCAGGGCGAAGCAGGGCAGGGCGAAGCAGGGCGCCGTACTGGGATGCCTGACGGATTCGAGTGCTCAGGCGGGTGAGAACAGGTGGTCGCTGATGAGCCGGGCCGCGCCGATGACTCCGGCGGTGGGGCCCAACTCCCCCAGAACTATGGGTAGGTTGCCGGTCGCCAGCGGAAGGGACTGGCGGTAGACCTGGGTGCGGATCGCGGCGAGCAGGGTGTGGCCGAGGCCGGTGACTCCGCCGCCGATCACCACCAGGCCGGGGTTGAAGAAGGAGACCAGGCCGGCGATGACCTGGCCGGTCCGGTTGCCGCCCTCACGGATCAGGTCGAGGGCGGTGGGGTCGCCGGCGGCAGCGGCGGAGGCGACGTCGACCGCGGTCAGAGCGCCGTTCGCCGTGCGCCGTGCGGCGAGTGCCTCGGAGCGCCCCTGCTCGACGGCCTCCACGGCGTCCCTGGCGAGGGCCGCCCCGCTGAAGTGGGCTTCCAGGCAGCCCCGGTTGCCGCAGGCGCACGGGCGGCCGTCGGGCACGGCCTGGATGTGCCCGATGTCGCCCGCGCTGCCCGTCACCCCGCGGTGAACCTCACCGCCGGCGACGATGCCGCAGCCGATGCCGGTACCGATCTTGACGCAGAGGAAGTCGCCCACGGAGCGTGCGACGCCCGCGTGCATCTCCCCCATCGCCATCAGGTTCACGTCGTTGTCGACCATGACCGGGCAGCCGAGTTCCTGGCTGAGCGCCTCCCGTACGGGGAAGCCGTCCCAGCCCGGCATGATCGGCGGAGCCACCGGAACGCCCTCGGGGAAGCGGACCGGCCCCGGGACGCCGATGCCGGCGCCGTCGAAACCCTCCGCGAGCCCCGAGGCTCTCAACTTTGCTGCCATGGACAGGACTTGCTCGAAGACCGCGACCGGGCCCTCGCGGACGTCCATGGGCTGGTTGAGGTGTCCCAGGATCTCCAGTTCGGCGTTGGTGACGGCGACGTCGACCGAGGTCGCGCCGATGTCCACGCCGAGGAAACGCAGGTTGGGGGCGAGCCGGATGTTGTGGGAGCGGCGCCCGCCGCGGGAGGCGGCGAGTCCGTCGGCCACGATCAGGCCCGTCTCCAGCAGTCGGTCCACCTCCACTGCCAGCTTGGACCGTGACAGGTCGACCTGATCGCCCAGTTGCGCACGGGAGTTGGGTCCTCCGTCACGCAACAGCTTGAGCAGCCGGGCCTGATGCGCGTTCGCGGGTCGTGCCGTCATGCGTCTCACGAGCCCCTCCCCGCCTCATTCGGCCACCAGCCGGCTTGCTTTCCAGGGGAACGTAGCAGCGGCTGCCGAACCTGGGAAGAAGCTGTGCAGAGATTGCTGCTCACTTTCTCCACTCTCAGGACAAAGGCGTGTCGCACTCTGGTGTCCCGGCGCCCGCACCCGCAGGATGGGCCTCTGGGAGGGGAGCACATGTTTCTGGTGACGGGTGCGACAGGGAACGTGGGGGCCGAACTCGTGCGGGCGCTGGCGGAGTCCGGCGAGCGGGTGCGGGCGGTCAGCCGTTCCGGACGGAGGGAGGGGTTACCGCCGGGCGTGGAGGCCGTGGCGGGAGATCTGAACCGGCCCGAGAGCGTGCGGGACGCGCTGGACGGCGTACGAGGACTGTTCCTGATGCCCGGCTACGAAGGGCAGCGGCAGATCCTGGCGGACGCGCGGGCCGCCGCGGTGCGCCGTGTGGTGCTGCTCTCCGGCCTGTCGGCGGGCACGGGCGACCGGG from Streptomyces sp. CC0208 carries:
- a CDS encoding sugar ABC transporter ATP-binding protein, encoding MAPEPPLLSMSGITKSFPGVRALDGVDLDVQAGEVHCLLGQNGAGKSTLIKVLAGAHQPDTGRLRWRGEEVALRSPIAAMRLGIATIYQELDLVEHLSVAENVHLGHEPTTAGFVVRGKAARQSTAALLRRLGHPEIDPARLVGELPAAQQQIVSMARALSHDVRLIVMDEPSAALDPDEVDNLFRIVGDLTAEGVAVVYISHRLEEIRRIGDRVTVLKDGRAVAVGLPAKSTPTREVVALMTGRNVEYVFPERPTAPAQGERPLLEVQGLSRQGEFEPLDLVIHPGEIVGLAGLVGSGRSEILETVYGARKPTAGHVSVNGRALKPGSVRAAVRAGIGLAPEERKAQALLMLESVTRNVSVSSMSRFSRAGWIDRRAELGAARAATRELSLRPDNPSVPIRTLSGGNQQKAVLARWLLRGCRVLLLDEPTRGVDVGARAELYAVVRRLADEGLAVLLVSSEVPEVLGLADRVLVLREGRVVHRAPARELDEHRVLDLVMEGSPAS
- a CDS encoding ROK family transcriptional regulator, which produces MTARPANAHQARLLKLLRDGGPNSRAQLGDQVDLSRSKLAVEVDRLLETGLIVADGLAASRGGRRSHNIRLAPNLRFLGVDIGATSVDVAVTNAELEILGHLNQPMDVREGPVAVFEQVLSMAAKLRASGLAEGFDGAGIGVPGPVRFPEGVPVAPPIMPGWDGFPVREALSQELGCPVMVDNDVNLMAMGEMHAGVARSVGDFLCVKIGTGIGCGIVAGGEVHRGVTGSAGDIGHIQAVPDGRPCACGNRGCLEAHFSGAALARDAVEAVEQGRSEALAARRTANGALTAVDVASAAAAGDPTALDLIREGGNRTGQVIAGLVSFFNPGLVVIGGGVTGLGHTLLAAIRTQVYRQSLPLATGNLPIVLGELGPTAGVIGAARLISDHLFSPA
- a CDS encoding ABC transporter permease; its protein translation is MTQHVSPPRGSADKVPSVSESSAWRGVFARADVRTLSLLGVLAVLVLIGGITKPDEFLDTRNLQLVLTQASVIGVVTVGMTFVITSGGIDLSVGAIVALASVWATTVATQEYGFAGILFTAVIVGVGCGLVNGLLIAYGAMVPFIATLAMLASARGLALQITDGSTQVVTVNSVLDLGERDAYVLGIPPLVLVFAVVTIIGWLVLNRTTFGRRTVAVGGNAEAARLAGIDVRRQRLYLYLLSGLCCGIAAFLLIILSGSGQNTNGNLYELDAIAAAIIGGTLLSGGRGTITGSVLGVLIFTTITNIFALNNLQSDVQQIAKGAIIVAAVLVQRRTASTT